From the Tribolium castaneum strain GA2 chromosome 2, icTriCast1.1, whole genome shotgun sequence genome, one window contains:
- the RpS21 gene encoding small ribosomal subunit protein eS21, with the protein MENDAGEFVDLYCPRKCSASNRIIHAKDHASIQLSIAEVDPQTGRMTDTSKSYALCGAIRRMGESDDCIVRLTKKDGILAKNF; encoded by the exons ATGGAAAACGACGCAGGTGAATTTGTTGACTTGTATTGTCCAAGGAAATG CTCAGCAAGTAACCGAATTATTCATGCCAAGGATCATGCTTCCATTCAGTTGAGCATTGCTGAGGTTGATCCCCAGACTGGAAGGATGACCGACACCTCAAAAAGTTACGCTTTGTGTGGGGCTATTAGAAGAATGGGGGAATCTGACGACTGTATCGTTAGATTGACCAAGAAAGATGGAATTCTTGCAAA GAACTTCTAA
- the LOC656384 gene encoding ankyrin repeat domain-containing protein 29, giving the protein MSLKKESLSDVQLHLAALNGDLPLLKKILDSGKVHVDSRDKEGTTPLILASANGHLDCVHELLEQGADPRAKRITGTTPLFFAAQGGHLHVVNILVDRGAPLDSTSVDGGSALFVACQCGHMDVVKELVKRGAKINTHMKDKATPLFIAAQNGHYKVLVFLLAQGANVDASRTDGATPLWIAAQMGHDHIVAQLLKAGARVDAARYDGATAIFKASHKGHSAVIGELLKYKPSLGLLSNGESALHAAALSGSLPVCKQLIAAGADPSLKNQEGFTPIEVAQKHKHNIVSDYLRNCANRQFSNK; this is encoded by the exons ATGTCGTTGAAG aaGGAATCGTTGTCAGATGTTCAACTACATCTAGCGGCTCTAAATGGAGATTTGcctttactcaaaaaaattctggATAGCGGCAAAGTTCATGTGGATTCCCGAGACAAG GAAGGGACAACTCCTCTCATTTTAGCCTCAGCCAATGGTCATTTGGACTGTGTCCATGAACTGTTAGAGCAAGGTGCCGATCCTCGAGCCAAACGAATT ACAGGAACAACTCCGCTGTTTTTTGCTGCTCAAGGAGGTCATCTGCATGTTGTTAACATTCTAGTGGACAGAGGAGCACCTTTAGATTCAACCAGTGTT GATGGAGGAAGTGCGTTATTTGTGGCATGCCAATGTGGACATATGGATGTGGTTAAAGAACTGGTTAAGAGAGGTGCCAAAATTAATACACATATGAAG GATAAAGCCACGCCACTTTTTATTGCGGCTCAAAATGGACACTACAAAGTATTGGTATTTTTATTGGCACAAGGAGCAAACGTGGATGCAAGTAGAACAGACGGAGCTACGCCTTTGTGGATTGCGGCACAAATGGGTCATGATCACATTGTAGCACAGTTATTGAAAGCTGGAGCTAGAGTTGATGCGGCTCGATAt GATGGAGCTACAGCAATTTTCAAAGCTTCTCACAAAGGTCATTCTGCCGTTATTGGGGAATTACTGAAATATAAACCCTCACTGGGTCTTTTATCG AATGGTGAAAGCGCATTACATGCTGCTGCTTTATCCGGAAGCCTTCCAGTTTGTAAACAACTCATCGCTGCAGGAGCAGATCCTTCTCTAAAGAATCAAGAAGGTTTTACCCCTATTGAGGTGGCCcaaaaacataaacataataTCGTCAGTGATTACTTAAGAAATTGTGCAAATCGAcagttttcaaataaatga